One Deltaproteobacteria bacterium genomic window, AGCTTCCGCAAGCATGGCATTGCGGCAGTTTTTCTTCCTCGGCCTCTATCTCCAGCTGGTTGGCACACGCATTACACCTATAGACACCACACTGAACAGAAGTTCCTGCAGGGATATGTTCTTTGCTCATTATCTTTTCCTTTCTATGGGTTGCTCCACCAGGCGTGGGGTTAAAAAGCATTGCTGTTCCTTACAACAAGATCTGTGCCACTATAGGCGCAGCTTCTTGAGAAAAATTAAACCAAATTATATCAAGTAGTTAATTCTCGTTGACGAGGAAAAGCCAGGAATGTCTCAACGTAATACCTGAGACACTCATGAGACACATGCGGTCCAAAACCAACTGGGCCGAGTCTCGAGTCTTGGGGGAGAATAAGCAAAGGTGGTGTTGCAGTGAAAGGCCAGCTATAAACAGGCAGCCATCAGGGTGTCTCAGGAATGTTCTTGAGACAAAAGTGTCTCATGAGACACCCTAGGACTCAGCAAGAAAGCGATAGAGGGTTGCCCTCCCTACCCCCAGGATTCTTGCCGCCCTGCTCTTGTTGCCGCCGCTTCGCTCCAGGGCAGCCTGCACCGCCTCTGAGGTGAGTTTCTTTGCAGGGCCACGACGGGGACTCCTTTTCCTCAATTCAAGGGGAAGGTCCTGTTCGTGGATCATCTTGCCCTTGCACTTCACCAGGGCATAATGAATGGCGTTTTGCAGCTCGCGCACGTTGCCGGGCCAGTCGTATTCCATCATCAAGGCAAGAGCTTTCTTGGAAAATCCAGCAACCTTCTGGCCGTCTCTGGCAGCCTCTTGCAAGAAATGCTCAATAAGAAGCGGGATGTCACTCTTGCGCTTCCTGAGAGGAGGCAGGTGAATAGGAACCACATTGAGTCGGTAGTACAGGTCATCGCGAAATCGCTTTTTCTCCACCTCCTCTTTCAGATCAATATTGGCAGCACTGATCACCCGCACATCTACCGAGATTGTCTGCTCACCGCCCACTCGTTCAAAGGTGGACTCCTGCAGCACCCGCAGAAGCTTTACCTGCATGTTTTTGGGAAGGTCAGCCACCTCGTCAAGAAAAATAGTGCCGCCGTCGGCGAGTTCAAAGCGTCCCTTCTTGGTGCGAATTGCTCCTGAAAAAGCTCCTTTCACATGGCCGAATAGCTCGCTCTCCAGCACTCCTTCAGGCAGGGCCCCGCAGTTGACTGGTACGAAGGGGCCGCCGCCGCGCTGGCTCTCGTTGTGGATGGCAGCTGCAACCAGCTCTTTACCTGTACCGGTTTCTCCTGTGATATGAACAGGGTAATCATTGGTTGCCAGTTCTCTTATCTGCTCAAAAATCTGCAGCATCTGGTGGTCCTGGCCGATAATGCCACTGAAACTCGTGAGTTTTCCCAGTCTGAGCTGCAGGCCCACCAGGTCGGTCACATCTCGAAAAGCCGCCAGCACTCCTGTAAGGCAGCCGCTGCCATCAGTCATTCCTGAGACTGACATTTCGATTCTTTTGGGCACCCCGTCTTTGGTCACTATATTGAGGGGATAGTCAACGTGCGTCCAGGAATGTGGCGTTTCTCCGCAAAAGGAGCATCTGCCGCCGCAGAATGGGCTGCCAAAGGCCTGGTGGCAATCCTTGCCCAGAACCTCTTCCTTGCTAAAGCCGGTAATCTGTTCAGCAGCTCGATTGAAGTAGATGATGCGTCGCTGAGTATCATGGGCGATGATGCCCTCCATGAGGCTGTCGAGAATGCGTTCAAGATTTTCTTTGTCAGCCAGAAGCTTATCAAGAGAAAGATCCATGCCATGGGTCTCCATGTTCAGCAATGTACAGCAGGCTTGGCAGTTTCAAAGTAACAACACTCAGGACAACACCTAGCTTATAAAGCAGAAGAGATGTCGTCAAGATTTTAAGGCATGTCTCAGTCTTTGCAAGCTGCATGTCATCCTGTTAATATGGATTCGAAGACATTTGCTCACTCCCTGCTGCCGAGCGGAAGCATCCAGTGAAGTGGAGAAAAAACATCTTTGTCACAGGCCCACCCCGGTCAGGCAAATCTACTGTTATCTCCCGCATTGTGGAACGGTTGGACAAAGGGGCCACCGGATTCTTTACCACCGAAATCAAGGATGGAGGCCGCCGGGTCGGTTTTTCCATAACTACACTACAGGGTAATCGCGGCATACTTGCGCATCAGGACCTCTCCGCCGGCCCTCGGCTGGGGAAATACCGGGTAAACCTCGAGGACCTCGAGAAAATTGCTGTACCCTCCATGGTGCCGGACAGTACCATGGAGATTGTTGTGGTAGATGAGATCGGCAAGATGGAGTGTTTCTCTGAATTGTTCCGGAAGACACTCCTGCAGGTGCTTGCTTCCGAAAATGTGGTGCTCGGCAGCATTGCCTTGCGAGGCGACAATTTTATAGAAAAGATCAAAACACGCCCCGACGTACAACTGCTGCCCCTGTCGGAGAAAACCAGGGATCTCCTTCCTGAGATTATCCTCGACAAGATCTCTGCTATCTGGAAGGAGGTCAATTCATGAACTGTGCGGTTGAAGGATAGTCTTCATGGGTACCTGCCGTCTATGCGGTGAAAACAGGCCAACCATATCAGAGGTGATTGGCTTCTGCGTTCGCTGCATTCGCACCGACTTTGCCAGAATCCGGCCGGAACTCAACAGGGTACACCAGCACAGCCGTCTGCCGTACGGCCTGCCATCTGAGCCTCCCCGGGCTGCAGACGGTTTCACCTGCAAGCTCTGCCTGCACAGCTGCTCCATTCCGGAAGGAGGTCGCGGCTATTGCGGCTTGCGACATGTGACAAAGGGCATCCTCAGAGGAGGCAGGCCCCATGAAGGTCGACTGTCTTTCTATTTCGACCCTCTGCCTACCAATTGTGTGGCTTCCTTCACCTGTGCTGCCGGCACAGGCTGCGGCTACCCGGAGTATGCCGTCTCAAAAGGGCCGGAACACGGCTACAGGAATCTCGCGGTCTTCTATGAGGCCTGCTCCTTTAATTGCCTCTTCTGTCAGAACTATCACTTCAAACAGCGCACCTCCTCAGCCGGCAACGTGCACGCCCGGAACCTGGCTGCAGCCGTGGATGACAGGACCACCTGCATCTGTTACTTCGGCGGTGATCCATCTCCGCAGGTGCTCCATGCCATCAAGGCATCGAGTCTCGCTATCCAGCGGGCGCAGGGCCGCGTTCTCCGGGTGTGCTGGGAGACCAACGGCTGCGTGCAGCAGCCGTACCTCGATAAGATGGCCTTGCTGTCGCTGCACTCTGGAGGCTGCATCAAGATTGATCTCAAGGCCTGGGATTCTGGGGTGCATTTCGCCCTGTGCGGTGTAAACAACCACAAAACCCTGGAAAATTTTGCCACGCTCAGCAAGTTGATTCCGGAGCGGCGCATGCCGCCTTTCCTCATTGCCAGTACTTTGCTGGTCCCCGGCTATGTGGATGAAGTCGAGGTAGC contains:
- a CDS encoding sigma 54-interacting transcriptional regulator, producing the protein MDLSLDKLLADKENLERILDSLMEGIIAHDTQRRIIYFNRAAEQITGFSKEEVLGKDCHQAFGSPFCGGRCSFCGETPHSWTHVDYPLNIVTKDGVPKRIEMSVSGMTDGSGCLTGVLAAFRDVTDLVGLQLRLGKLTSFSGIIGQDHQMLQIFEQIRELATNDYPVHITGETGTGKELVAAAIHNESQRGGGPFVPVNCGALPEGVLESELFGHVKGAFSGAIRTKKGRFELADGGTIFLDEVADLPKNMQVKLLRVLQESTFERVGGEQTISVDVRVISAANIDLKEEVEKKRFRDDLYYRLNVVPIHLPPLRKRKSDIPLLIEHFLQEAARDGQKVAGFSKKALALMMEYDWPGNVRELQNAIHYALVKCKGKMIHEQDLPLELRKRSPRRGPAKKLTSEAVQAALERSGGNKSRAARILGVGRATLYRFLAES
- a CDS encoding AAA family ATPase, translated to MKWRKNIFVTGPPRSGKSTVISRIVERLDKGATGFFTTEIKDGGRRVGFSITTLQGNRGILAHQDLSAGPRLGKYRVNLEDLEKIAVPSMVPDSTMEIVVVDEIGKMECFSELFRKTLLQVLASENVVLGSIALRGDNFIEKIKTRPDVQLLPLSEKTRDLLPEIILDKISAIWKEVNS
- a CDS encoding radical SAM protein; translation: MGTCRLCGENRPTISEVIGFCVRCIRTDFARIRPELNRVHQHSRLPYGLPSEPPRAADGFTCKLCLHSCSIPEGGRGYCGLRHVTKGILRGGRPHEGRLSFYFDPLPTNCVASFTCAAGTGCGYPEYAVSKGPEHGYRNLAVFYEACSFNCLFCQNYHFKQRTSSAGNVHARNLAAAVDDRTTCICYFGGDPSPQVLHAIKASSLAIQRAQGRVLRVCWETNGCVQQPYLDKMALLSLHSGGCIKIDLKAWDSGVHFALCGVNNHKTLENFATLSKLIPERRMPPFLIASTLLVPGYVDEVEVAAIADFLVRLDPEIPYSLLAFYPTFYLGDLPTTSRTHALRCKQAAEQAGLKQVHIGNVHLLGKDYW